One stretch of Pseudomonas sp. NC02 DNA includes these proteins:
- a CDS encoding dihydrodipicolinate synthase family protein, producing MNTTIFTGCIPALMTPCTAQRKPDFDALVAKGRELIDIGMSAVVYCGSMGDWPLLTEAERQEGVARLVAAGVPTIVGTGAVNSREAVAHAAHAAKVGAHGLMVIPRVLSRGASATAQKDHFAAILKAAPNLPAVIYNSPYYGFATRADLFFELRREYPNLIGFKEFGGAADLRYAAEHITSKDDDVTLMVGVDTQVVHGFVNCNATGAITGIGNALPREVLQLVALSKKAAKGDATARRQARELESALAVLSSFDEGCDLVLFYKHLMVLNGDKEYTLHFNETDALSDAQRRYAENQYALFRQWYANWSAEQNVA from the coding sequence ATGAATACCACTATCTTCACCGGTTGCATCCCTGCATTGATGACGCCGTGCACCGCCCAGCGCAAACCGGACTTTGACGCACTGGTCGCCAAGGGCCGCGAACTGATCGATATCGGCATGAGCGCGGTGGTGTACTGCGGCTCCATGGGCGACTGGCCGTTGCTGACCGAGGCCGAGCGCCAGGAAGGCGTGGCGCGCCTGGTGGCCGCCGGTGTGCCGACCATCGTCGGCACCGGCGCGGTCAACAGCCGTGAAGCCGTGGCCCATGCAGCGCATGCGGCGAAGGTCGGCGCCCATGGTTTGATGGTCATCCCGCGGGTGCTGTCCCGTGGCGCATCGGCGACGGCGCAAAAGGATCACTTTGCAGCCATCCTCAAGGCGGCGCCAAACCTGCCGGCGGTGATCTACAACAGCCCTTACTACGGCTTCGCCACCCGCGCCGACCTATTCTTCGAACTGCGTCGCGAGTACCCGAACCTGATCGGCTTCAAGGAATTCGGCGGTGCTGCAGACCTGCGCTACGCGGCCGAACACATCACCTCCAAGGACGATGACGTGACCTTGATGGTCGGCGTGGATACCCAAGTGGTGCACGGCTTCGTCAACTGCAACGCCACCGGCGCAATCACCGGCATCGGCAATGCACTGCCACGGGAAGTCCTGCAACTGGTGGCCTTGAGCAAGAAAGCCGCCAAGGGCGACGCCACTGCACGTCGCCAGGCGCGGGAGTTGGAGTCGGCGCTGGCGGTGCTGTCGTCCTTCGACGAAGGCTGCGACCTGGTGCTGTTCTACAAACATCTGATGGTGCTCAACGGCGACAAGGAATACACCCTGCACTTCAACGAGACCGATGCCCTCAGCGATGCCCAGCGTCGTTATGCAGAGAACCAGTACGCGCTGTTCCGCCAGTGGTACGCCAACTGGTCGGCCGAGCAGAACGTCGCTTAA
- a CDS encoding 4-hydroxyproline epimerase, protein MKRVHIIDSHTGGEPTRLVMTGFPPLAGETMVDKLDDLRTRHDQWRRACLLEPRGNDVLVGALYCAPVSADATCGVIFFNNAGYLGMCGHGTIGLVASLHHLGQIAPGVHKIDTPVGPVSATLHADGAVTLRNVPAYRYRQHVSVQVPGHGLVYGDIAWGGNWFFLVSDHGQALEMNNVEALTDYTWTMLKALEAQGIHGEDGALIDHIELFADDPQADSRNFVMCPGKAYDRSPCGTGTSAKLACLAADGKLAAGEPWIQASITGSQFEGSYEWEGERVRPSITGRAYMTADSTLLIDEQDPFAWGI, encoded by the coding sequence ATGAAACGAGTGCACATCATTGATTCCCACACCGGCGGCGAGCCCACGCGCCTGGTGATGACGGGGTTCCCGCCGCTGGCCGGCGAGACCATGGTCGACAAACTCGACGACCTGCGCACCCGGCATGACCAATGGCGCAGGGCGTGCCTGCTGGAGCCCCGTGGCAACGATGTACTGGTGGGCGCGCTGTATTGCGCGCCGGTCTCGGCCGATGCCACCTGCGGCGTGATTTTCTTCAATAACGCCGGCTACCTCGGCATGTGCGGCCACGGCACCATCGGCCTGGTTGCCTCGTTGCACCACTTGGGGCAGATCGCGCCGGGGGTGCACAAGATCGACACGCCGGTCGGCCCGGTGAGCGCCACGTTGCACGCCGACGGCGCGGTCACGTTGCGCAATGTGCCCGCCTATCGCTATCGCCAGCATGTCTCGGTGCAAGTGCCTGGACATGGCTTGGTCTACGGCGATATCGCCTGGGGCGGCAATTGGTTCTTCCTGGTTTCCGATCATGGCCAAGCGCTGGAAATGAACAACGTCGAAGCCCTGACCGACTACACCTGGACAATGCTCAAGGCCCTCGAAGCCCAGGGCATCCACGGCGAAGACGGCGCCCTGATCGACCATATCGAACTGTTCGCCGACGACCCCCAGGCCGACAGCCGCAACTTTGTCATGTGCCCAGGCAAGGCCTACGACCGCTCGCCCTGCGGCACCGGCACCAGCGCCAAGCTCGCATGCCTGGCGGCCGACGGGAAACTCGCCGCCGGTGAGCCATGGATACAAGCCAGCATCACCGGCAGCCAATTCGAAGGCAGCTATGAATGGGAGGGCGAACGTGTGCGCCCTTCCATCACCGGCCGCGCCTACATGACCGCCGACAGCACCTTGCTGATCGACGAACAGGACCCCTTCGCGTGGGGCATCTGA